In Salmo salar chromosome ssa15, Ssal_v3.1, whole genome shotgun sequence, one genomic interval encodes:
- the LOC106572840 gene encoding transmembrane emp24 domain-containing protein 4 → MMLTAPGAEIIILFAWLSPSYALYFHIGETEKKCFIEEIPDETMVIGKYRTQLWDKQMGSFLQATPGLGMHVEIKDPDTKIILSRQYGSDGRFTFTSHTPGEHQICLHSNSTKMAIFAGGKLRVHLDIQVGEHTNNYPEIAAKDKLTELQLRARQLLDQVDQIQKEQNYQQYREERFRMTSESTNQHVLWWSIAQTLILIVTGIWQLKHLKSFFEAKKLV, encoded by the exons ATGATGCTCACTGCACCTGGCGCTGAAATTATCATATTATTTGCTTGGCTCTCTCCAAGTTACGCTCTCTATTTTCACATTGGAGAGACGGAGAAAAAATGCTTTATAGAGGAAATTCCAGATGAGACTATGGTTATTG GGAAATACAGGACCCAGCTGTGGGACAAGCAGATGGGATCCTTCCTCCAAGCCACCCCTGGCCTTGGAATGCATGTGGAGATCAAAGATCCGGATACTAAG ATCATTCTGTCTCGTCAGTACGGGTCAGATGGACGGTTCACCTTTACTTCCCATACACCAGGCGAGCACCAGATCTGCCTGCACTCCAACTCCACCAAGATGGCCATTTTCGCTGGCGGCAAACTG AGAGTCCACCTGGATATTCAGGTTGGTGAACATACCAACAACTACCCTGAAATCGCGGCAAAAGACAAGCTCACAGAGCTGCAATTAAGAGCTCGACAATTACTGGACCAAGTAGACCAAATCCAGAaagagcagaactatcagcag TATCGTGAGGAGCGGTTCCGCATGACTAGTGAGAGCACCAACCAGCATGTGCTTTGGTGGTCTATAGCTCAGACACTTATCCTCATCGTCACTGGCATCTGGCAGCTCAAGCACCTCAAGAGCTTCTTTGAGGCCAAGAAGTTGGTGTAA